CGACAAGCGGTGTTGGATCGTGCTCGTCGATGCCGATGTGGTCGGCCGTGTGATCGTCGACCTTCCCGCCGAGGAAGGCTCGCAGGTCGCCTACTGGATGGTCGAACTCCTCGAGCGCGTGCAGGGGCGCGGCATCGGTAGCGACGTGTACTCGGTCGTCGAGGAGACCGCCCGCGAGGCCGGGAGGTCGGTCCTCCAGTCCTGGGCCGAGCACCCCGAGCCGCCCAAAGGCTCAGACGTCACCCGCCTTCCGTCGCCGACGACATTCGGCGACATCCCGCTCGACGGGCCGGCGCGCTACTACCTGCGCCACGGCCATACCCTCGAGCAGGTCGATCGGAAGAGCGTCCTGGATGTCGAGGCATCCCTCGCGAACGTGCGCGCACTGCTCGCAGACGCCACGGCGCATGCGGACGGCTATCGCGTGGAGCAGTGGATGCTGCCCACTCCCGAGCCGTACCGCGAGAGCTTCGCCTGGGCCAAGTCCCGGATGTCGACCGATGCCCCCGCCGCAGGCCTGGAGGTGGATGAGGAGAAGTGGGATGTCGAGCGACTTGCACGCCATGACGCCCGCTACATCGACGCCGGTCAGACTGTTCTGGTCACGGCCGCCGTACACGAGGAGACCGGCGACGTGGTCGCGTTCACGGAACTGTGCTCAGGAGCCGACCCGACCGCGACGACCCAGCAGATGGACACGCTCGTTCTCCGCGAGCACCGCGGTCACCGACTCGGCCAACTGATCAAGTGCGCGGCCATCCTCCGGTGGCGGGAGATCGCTCCGGAGTCGACACGGATCATCACCTGGAACGCCGAGGAGAATCGGCCGATGCTGAGCATCAACGAGGAGATGGGGTTCATTCCGGCCGCCTACATCGGCGCCTGGAAGAAGGTGCTCGACTAGCCCGGGCGCTGACACCTCGGGCAGTAATGGCTGGATCGGTTGGTGAAGCTCACCCGCACGATCGCGGTCCCGCAGCGCGCGCACGGTTCGCCCGTTCGACCGTACGCGTTGAGCGAGCGGGCGAAGTATCCGGCTTGACCGTTGACGTTCACGTACTGTGCGTCGAAGCTCGTTCCCCCCTCGGCGAGGGCGCGGTGCAGTACTGCCCGCACCTCGCCGAGGAGGCGTCCCACGGCCCGGGTCGAGAGGTCTTCTGCGGGTCGCTCGGGGTGAAGTCGCGCTGCCCAGAGCGACTCGTCGGCATAGATGTTGCCGATTCCGCTGACGACACTCTGATCGAGAAGCACCCGCTTTATCGCTGAGCGTGACCGTCCGAGCGCGCGGCGGAAGTGCGCCTCGTCGAAAGCGGGATCGAGGGGATCGCGGGCGATGTGCGCGACCTGCGATGGCACGAGAAGGTCGACACTCCCCCACCCGCCCGCGGCGTGATCGGGGGTGCTTTCCAGTCGGTCGATCGCGAGCGACCCGAAGGTCCGTTGGTCGACGAAGACCATCGCGAGCTCTCCGTGAACAGGATGCCGAACATCGAAGCGGATGCGTTCGTGTCGGATCTCAGGGGCGCCCGAGTCGCGCAGCAGCATCTGCCCGCTCATACCGAGATGCCCCACGATCGCTTCGGCCGGAGCAGCGTCGTCGTGCAGCGGCATCCACAGGAACTTGCCGCGCCGCACGACCGCGTCGATGCCGCGGCCGGTCAACCGGGCTTCGAAGTCGGCGGCCGTGCCCACGTGCCGAGTGAGGGACCTCGCGTCGAGGACCGTGACAGCGTCGATCCGGGAGCCCGCGAGGGCCGGCGCGAGGCCGGCGCGGACGACCTCTACCTCAGGAAGTTCGGGCATGCGGGCTCAGGCTCGCGAGGACAGTTCGCGCCACACGGCGAGAGCGGCGACCATCTCGGCCTGCTTCTTGCTCGAGCCCTTACCGTCGCGCGCGACGTCGCCGACCGCAACCGTCGCCGTGAACACGCGATGGTGATCCGGGCCTTCGGCCTCGACGGTGTACGACGGGACCGGAAGTCCTGACCGCGCCGCGAGTTCCTGGAGCGCCGTCTTCGGATCCATCGCCGCGCCGTAGCGCTCCGGATCGGCCATCAGCGGCGACACGAGACGGAGGACGAGAGCAGTGGCGTCGTCGATGCCGGCGGAGAGGTACGCGGCACCTATCAGCGCCTCGGTCGTGTCGGCGAGGATCGAGTCCTTGTCACGGCCGCCGGTTTGATCCTCGCCACGACCCAACCGGAGGTGTGCTCCGAGGCCCATGCTGCGCGCGACCTCGGCCAGCGCGACGGTCGAGACGACGCTCGCGCGCCGCTTCGCGAGGGAACCCTCATCGAGATCCGGGTGCGTGCGGTAGAGGTGCACGGTGACAGCCATGCCGAGGATCGAGTCCCCGAGGAACTCGAGACGCTCGTTGTGGGCGATGCCACCGTTCTCGTACGCATAGGAGCGGTGAGTCAACGCAAGCGACACAAGCTCGGGGTCGATGTCGACCCCGAGCTTGTGTGTGAGCACCGAGTGATCGGTGACAGCGTCAGTCATGACGCGTCGATCAGACGTCGGCGACCTTGCGGCCCTTGTATTCGAGGAACAGCTCCGTGCCCTGCGAGTCGGTGACGACCTTCGCCTGGTGGGGACGGCTGTAGACGACCTTGCCGTTCTCGATGGTCTTGACGAGCGTGGGGGCCTCGGCCTTCCACTGCGCGCGACGCGAACGGGTGTTGGAGCGGGATACCTTCCGCTTCGGGGGGTTACCTGCCATGGTCAGCTCTTCTCTGTGTCGTCGGCGGCGGGGCGTACTGCCTCGCCGTCGTGGTCTGGGGTTCGGGCCGACAAGGCGGCCAGCGCAGTCCAGCGCGGGTCGATCTGGGTTTCCTGGACCGGTGCTCCGGTCAGCCTCTCACCCGTAGACGGATCAAGTCCGGGGCAATCCGGCTGACACACCGGTTGGAACGGAAGCGACAGGACGATCGCATCCCTGATGCC
This DNA window, taken from Microbacterium sp. MM2322, encodes the following:
- the mutM gene encoding bifunctional DNA-formamidopyrimidine glycosylase/DNA-(apurinic or apyrimidinic site) lyase, yielding MPELPEVEVVRAGLAPALAGSRIDAVTVLDARSLTRHVGTAADFEARLTGRGIDAVVRRGKFLWMPLHDDAAPAEAIVGHLGMSGQMLLRDSGAPEIRHERIRFDVRHPVHGELAMVFVDQRTFGSLAIDRLESTPDHAAGGWGSVDLLVPSQVAHIARDPLDPAFDEAHFRRALGRSRSAIKRVLLDQSVVSGIGNIYADESLWAARLHPERPAEDLSTRAVGRLLGEVRAVLHRALAEGGTSFDAQYVNVNGQAGYFARSLNAYGRTGEPCARCGTAIVRVSFTNRSSHYCPRCQRPG
- the rnc gene encoding ribonuclease III, translating into MTDAVTDHSVLTHKLGVDIDPELVSLALTHRSYAYENGGIAHNERLEFLGDSILGMAVTVHLYRTHPDLDEGSLAKRRASVVSTVALAEVARSMGLGAHLRLGRGEDQTGGRDKDSILADTTEALIGAAYLSAGIDDATALVLRLVSPLMADPERYGAAMDPKTALQELAARSGLPVPSYTVEAEGPDHHRVFTATVAVGDVARDGKGSSKKQAEMVAALAVWRELSSRA
- the rpmF gene encoding 50S ribosomal protein L32; protein product: MAGNPPKRKVSRSNTRSRRAQWKAEAPTLVKTIENGKVVYSRPHQAKVVTDSQGTELFLEYKGRKVADV
- a CDS encoding GNAT family N-acetyltransferase gives rise to the protein MTTAPYELRPLTIPVSVDDADALDFLAMVDVRNEIYREISANDDEAATASQLLPHFHENPDNDKRCWIVLVDADVVGRVIVDLPAEEGSQVAYWMVELLERVQGRGIGSDVYSVVEETAREAGRSVLQSWAEHPEPPKGSDVTRLPSPTTFGDIPLDGPARYYLRHGHTLEQVDRKSVLDVEASLANVRALLADATAHADGYRVEQWMLPTPEPYRESFAWAKSRMSTDAPAAGLEVDEEKWDVERLARHDARYIDAGQTVLVTAAVHEETGDVVAFTELCSGADPTATTQQMDTLVLREHRGHRLGQLIKCAAILRWREIAPESTRIITWNAEENRPMLSINEEMGFIPAAYIGAWKKVLD